Genomic window (Musa acuminata AAA Group cultivar baxijiao chromosome BXJ1-9, Cavendish_Baxijiao_AAA, whole genome shotgun sequence):
taataataatttattgataAGTATAAAGAAAACAGTGGTGGAAAATATTCCCTCTGAACAGGCAAGCAATAATAACCTTTAATTTATACTTCACTTTGTCTATGCAATTATTCTGTAAGCACCCAAATCATGACACCATGCTACAAAGTAGGTAGGTTTTGCCATAAAATAAATATAGCACACAGTTGCAGCTGCCATAAATTATCAAGTCTTGACAAATTAGCAGGTTTTGACCTATTGATCATTAATTAAGATAGAATAAATACTAATCAACCATGCTGTTTGCACAAGAAATATATAGTGATGCTGGTTTTTGAAAGCAACCACAGTATCATTTATAATCTGGAAACATAATTTATCAACTCATGATGGCAACTCCACCAAGGGAAGAACTCTTCTGACTTTTGGGACACATTATGAGTTAAAATCCATAATGAGATGGAGCTTCTTTTTCCACAATGCACATTTTATTCTCCACTTACTGCTTGGACTAACATGTAGTAAGAGAGCATCTATTAGGTAATCTGAAAGTGATAGCTTGAGAACAGTGAGCCAAAAGGAGATGAGTTTCCTAGTGAACATAACATTGATTGACATGATTAACCTTGACATGTCACTCTCTCAGCCAAAAAAACTGTGGCACAAACCCACAGTAGCAGGCACAAACCCACAGTAGCCTGATCCAGAGCCATCTCTACAAAACCTCACCATTCTCCCTCCACTGAAACCAGAAACAATGAAAGAACACCCACATGGATGCAAAAATGACCAAGCATTTTCCTAGGATCAGCTTCATCTCTTTTGGACCTAAATCCAACACAATAAAAACAAATTCACAAGAAGCTACATATGCTCCATGGTCGACGTCTGCGACTTCCTCATCACCTGCATAGTACACGAATGAGATGAAGAGAAGCTTGGGCTAGACTTTAGCGATGAATCTGTAGAGTGATTGTCCAACTCTTCATAGATGAGCATCTCATGGTACCGGCACTCATTGCTGCAAAATGCTTTTTCACCTCTGAAAGAAACATGTATCATCAGTCCTGCACATCATACTGGTGAAATCCAAAATACAAGCTGAACAAAGTATTCTCAACTGAAATGTTTTCTAAGAACAAATGTGGTAAGGTCAGAAAGAAGCTACAGTGATTAAGCAAAAACCAAGTGCAAGAACAAGGAAGGAGAGCAATTCATGGATCAATCAAATAGATCAATGGCTGAAATGGCCCAAAAGAAAAGGACATGTATGGTGACCCTCTTGGCCTCTCCATGCCTAGTCCTTGTCGGGTAACAGCAACACAAAGCATGAAGTTATTCAATTCTGAATCAAGAGCCGAAAGCTTTTTATTGACCTCGAAAGCAATCCCTGCAGAGAGATTGGGGACCCCAATAGCAACCAGTGGAGTCATGAAGATCCCAACAACAACAGCATGTACATGGTCTAATGTCTACAGTTCTGAACAGAAAACATATGAGACAAAATGAAACAGTAGTGTCTAATCTTGGCTATGAAAGTGACAAGGAACCTAAATGTTGCCCTCAGTGAGCAAACACCACTATTATTGATCTCATTCAAGTTAATCAAACAGCTTGTCTAAGAGTTCCATAACATAATGGCACAAAAAGAGAACTATTCTCTTTTTAGTTTGCTCGGCGATTGCAGGACTGATGAGCTTTCATGGTATAAGTACCTAAACATGATCACAGGAAGCTGAAATTTTAACAACCAGCAAAGAATAAATCTTCAGCAAGCACTGATGAGCTTTATCCCCAATACTCGTGCCTATAGCATGTAATAGAGTTTCATGACAGACATAGCTAAAGATGCCTCAAAAATAATACTATAATCCTACTTTCTGCAATTTGAGTTCATGCATTGTCAAATTAAAGTAAATAACTTAAAATGTTAATTTCACGAAGAAAGTTTTAAGAGACTAACCTATACATAAAGATATCCTTCCCGTGTCCAAGAATCTTCTTGCATGCATAGCAGAAGGTTATGAAATCATCTGCAGGATAGCCTTGACTTGGCACAAAACTATTATCCTTCCTTGCAGGCATGAATTCCTCACCACAGCTTTCCACAATGCAATTGTCAAATATGTGTGTGGTCTTCGGATTTGGCCCATGGGAGATCACACAAGTGTAGTCCTCTGAGAGCTCCATCTCGCTCGCAGAGATGCTCCCGGTGAAAACACGAGGGGAAGAGACAGACACCTCATGGTGATGGCCCAAGGATCTCCGGATGGGAGAGAACAAAGCCAATTGGGAATCCTTGTTCTTGATGCCAAATTCTATCGGAGAACTAGGTAGCTCCATGGACCTGCCCAGCG
Coding sequences:
- the LOC135585340 gene encoding FCS-Like Zinc finger 8-like translates to MLRNRSRAVGGKQGLMSDSQPFPSPTGNSLSKPTASSLFPSPRLFRSFSSKGFADSEVAMSPTSILETRHLSSFGNLLYSDKQPKKPPCEVVSASTESKHHSRNYGRPEPIGLGLVDALNDDKAKESSKAERRMVVSGSQLRIQIPSVNSNSNSLGRSMELPSSPIEFGIKNKDSQLALFSPIRRSLGHHHEVSVSSPRVFTGSISASEMELSEDYTCVISHGPNPKTTHIFDNCIVESCGEEFMPARKDNSFVPSQGYPADDFITFCYACKKILGHGKDIFMYRGEKAFCSNECRYHEMLIYEELDNHSTDSSLKSSPSFSSSHSCTMQVMRKSQTSTMEHM